A genomic stretch from Malus domestica chromosome 15, GDT2T_hap1 includes:
- the LOC103400636 gene encoding protein phosphatase 2C and cyclic nucleotide-binding/kinase domain-containing protein-like gives MGCVYSRVCIGELCIPRVPKLKESQDVRSTEIPVFSPTSSNGEVGELRDQFNQSGLTGDAEVGITRLRRVSSQFLPPNGSRTVKVPSGNFEMRYSYLSQRGYYPDALDKANQDSFCIHTPFGTNPDDHFFGVFDGHGEYGAQCSQFVKRKLCENLLRNNKFQVDAVEACHSAFIATNSQLHADILDDSMSGTTAITVLVRGRTICIANSGDSRAVIAERKGDDIVAVDLSIDQTPFRVDELERVKLCGARVLTLDQIEGLKNPDVQCWGTEESDDGDPPRLWVPNGMYPGTAFTRSLGDSIAETIGVVANPEIVVLELTQNNPFFVLASDGVFEFLSSQAVVDMVAKFKDPRDACAAIVAESYKLWLQYETRTDDITVIVVHVNGLTDMSVGQSISSATALRPPVPQVVEVTGCESPSPSGWNSRNQRTRHDLSKARLRAIESSLENGQIWVPPSPSHRKTWEEEAHIERALHDHFLFRKLTDSQCQVLLDCMERVEFQPGDVVVRQGGEGDCFYVVGSGEFEVLATQEEKNGEVPRVLQHYTADKLSSFGELALMHNKPLQASVRAVTSGTLWALKREDFRGILTSEFSNLSDLKLLRSVDLLSRLTILQLSHIADSLSEVSFSQGQTIVSESERLVGLYIIQKGKVRITFDANSVSSPVVRSLKSDYQKEDDHSQSSKELSVEKTEGSCFGEWALLGEHIDLFTAVAVGDVTCAVLTKENFDSVVGPLTKLSQDDRKSRDYSSDVAKGSAKNVDISALSKVQFSDLDWRTILYSTDCSEIGLACLRDSEKLLSLKRFSKQKVRRMGKEAQVLREKDLIKSMSSSACVPQFLCTCVDQTHAGILYNTCLACPLASILRTPLDEPSAKFCAASLVAGLADLHKNDILYRGLSPDVLMLDQTGYLQLVDFRFGKKLSGERTYTICGMVDFLAPEVVQGKGHGFPADWWALGVLIYFMLQGEMPFGSWRQSELDTFAKIAKGQLTLPQTFSPEVVDLITKLLEVDENTRLGSQGYESVKRHPWFDGMDWEGIKDSSLPVPHEITSRITQHLGSHSEDCSVPLGSPSRNGEELDTPEWFDDW, from the exons atGGGTTGTGTTTATTCAAGAGTTTGCATTGGAGAGCTTTGTATTCCAAGAGTTCCGAAATTGAAAGAGAGTCAGGATGTGAGGAGCACTGAGATCCCAGTGTTCTCTCCTACTTCCTCCAATGGAGAAGTAGGTGAGCTCAGAGACCAATTCAACCAGTCTGGCTTAACTGGGGATGCTGAGGTGGGTATAACTAGGCTCCGTAGGGTTTCATCACAGTTTCTGCCCCCCAATGGGTCAAGAACTGTCAAGGTCCCTTCAGGAAACTTTGAAATGCGGTATTCGTATTTGTCTCAGAGAGGTTATTACCCTGATGCTCTTGATAAGGCTAACCAAGATAGCTTTTGCATCCACACGCCATTTGGGACAAACCCGGATGATCATTTCTTTGGGGTCTTTGATGGTCATGGAGAATACGGAGCTCAGTGTTCGCAGTTTGTGAAAAGAAAGTTGTGTGAGAATTTGCTTAGGAATAATAAGTTTCAAGTGGATGCTGTCGAGGCATGCCATTCTGCATTTATCGCAACCAATTCTCAGTTGCACGCTGATATTTTGGATGATAGCATGAGCGGGACAACTGCAATTACGGTTTTGGTTCGAGGTAGGACGATATGCATTGCGAATTCGGGTGATTCAAGGGCTGTTATAGCAGAGAGGAAAGGGGATGACATTGTAGCTGTGGACCTTTCAATTGATCAAACCCCATTTAGAGTGGACGAGCTCGAAAGGGTTAAGCTTTGTGGTGCAAGAGTTCTTACATTGGATCAAATTGAAGGGCTGAAGAATCCAGATGTGCAGTGTTGGGGAACCGAAGAAAGCGATGATGGTGATCCACCTAGATTGTGGGTGCCAAATGGAATGTATCCTGGGACAGCTTTTACAAGGAGTCTTGGTGATTCAATTGCTGAGACAATTGGGGTTGTTGCGAACCCTGAAATTGTGGTTTTAGAGCTTACACAGAATAATCCTTTCTTTGTTCTTGCTAGTGATGGAGTTTTTGAGTTCCTTTCTAGCCAAGCTGTGGTGGATATG GTTGCAAAATTTAAAGATCCCCGTGATGCTTGTGCTGCAATTGTAGCTGAATCGTATAAACTCTGGCTGCAGTATGAAACTCGTACAGATGATATTACAGTGATCGTTGTGCATGTAAATGGGCTGACTGAT ATGTCCGTTGGTCAATCAATAAGTTCTGCTACTGCTTTAAGACCACCTGTTCCTCAAGTTGTAGAGGTTACAGGATGTGAATCTCCTTCACCGTCTGGGTGGAACTCTAGGAACCAGCGCACCAGACATGATTTGTCAAAGGCACGCCTTCGTGCGATTGAGAGTTCTCTAGAAAATGGGCAAATTTGGGTTCCTCCATCTCCATCCCACAGAAAGACTTGGGAGGAAGAA GCACACATTGAGCGGGCTTTGCATGATCATTTCCTCTTCAGAAAGCTTACTGATTCTCAGTGTCAGGTGTTATTGGACTGCATGGAAAGGGTTGAGTTCCAGCCTGGAGATGTTGTTGTTAGACAG GGTGGTGAAGGTGACTGCTTTTATGTTGTTGGCAGTGGAGAATTTGAGGTGTTGGCAACCCAG GAAGAAAAGAATGGAGAGGTTCCGAGGGTTCTGCAGCACTATACAGCTGATAAACTGTCATCCTTTGGAGAACTAGCGCTAAT GCATAACAAACCACTCCAGGCCTCTGTTCGTGCTGTGACCAGTGGAACTCTTTGGGCTTTGAAAAGAGAAGACTTCCGTGGAATTTTAACGTCAGAGTTTTCTAATTTGTCAGATTTGAAGTTGCTTCGATCAGTGGATCTTCTATCAAGGCTGACAATCTTACAGCTGAGCCATATTGCCGATTCTCTGTCTGAAGTTTCCTTCTCACAAGGGCAGACGATAGTCAGTGAG AGTGAACGCCTAGTTGGATTATACATTATCCAGAAGGGAAAAGTGAGGATtacttttgatgcaaattcaGTTAGTAGTCCAGTTGTCCGGAGTCTGAAGTCTGACTATCAAAAAGAAGATGATCATTCTCAGAGCAGTAAAGAGCTCTCGGTGGAGAAGACGGAGGGAAGCTGCTTTGGTGAATGGGCACTTCTTGGAGAACATATTGATTTGTTTACTGCAGTTGCTGTGGGAGATGTCACCTGTGCTGTTTTAACAAAGGAAAATTTTGATTCAGTCGTTGGCCCTTTGACAAAGCTTTCTCAGGATGATCGGAA GTCAAGGGATTATTCTTCTGACGTTGCAAAGGGATCTGCCAAGAACGTTGATATTTCTGCTCTTTCTAAAGTCCAGTTTTCTGATCTG GATTGGAGAACAATTTTATATAGCACTGACTGCAGTGAGATTGGACTTGCATGTTTAAGAGATTCAG AAAAATTGCTTAGTTTGAAAAGGTTTTCAAAGCAAAAGGTCAGAAGGATGGGAAAGGAAGCACAAGTGTTGAGAGAGAAGGATCTAATCAAGAGTATGAGTTCTTCAGCGTGTGTGCCACAGTTTCTGTGCACATGTGTTGATCAGACACATGCTGGCATACTGTATAATACTTGCCTTGCTTGTCCGTTGGCTTCGATACTTCGCACTCCCCTTGATGAACCATCTGCCAAATTTTGTGCAGCCTCTCTAGTTGCTGGTTTGGCAGATCTCCATAAG AATGACATTCTCTACAGAGGCTTGTCTCCTGATGTTTTAATGTTGGACCAAACAGGATATTTGCAG CTAGTAGACTTCAGGTTTGGCAAGAAGTTATCCGGTGAAAGGACATATACAATTTGTGGAATGGTGGACTTTTTAGCTCCAGAGGTAGTCCAGGGAAAAGGCCATGGTTTCCCAGCTGACTG GTGGGCATTAGGAGTGTTGATATACTTCATGCTACAGGGTGAAATGCCATTCGGCTCATGGAGACAAAGCGAGCTTGATACATTTGCAAAGATCGCAAAGGGACAGCTAACTCTACCGCAAACTTTTAGTCCTGAAGTTGTTGATCTCATAACTAAG TTACTCGAGGTTGATGAAAACACCAGACTAGGAAGCCAAGGTTATGAATCTGTCAAAAGGCATCCCTGGTTTGATGGCATGGATTGGGAAGGGATTAAAGACAGTAGTTTGCCTGTTCCTCATGAGATCACATCTCGTATAACTCAACATTTGGGAAGTCACTCCGAGGACTGTTCTGTTCCTCTAGGTTCTCCATCTCGAAATGGAGAAGAACTCGATACTCCTGAATGGTTTGACGACTGGTAG
- the LOC103400635 gene encoding E3 ubiquitin-protein ligase ATL42-like yields MIKISGFQHLDLPMFHSSLFILLLNCVIFHVESQSLGSDMDSDEETKYQRSVRTVIGVLSVMFAFLFSLLVYAKYCHRRVPVQEHSLLETGLISRSSRFSGIDKTVIEALPFFRFSSLKGSREGLECAVCLSKFEDIEILRLLPKCKHAFHINCIDHWLEKHSSCPLCRHKVSSEDLTFVTFSNSMRVLSNNQSEHRQDSNIDLFVQREEDRCGSSRFSIGSSFRKSEKVVDKEAELLIAEAACSDVTKEDDKILHKHKHKILFSAFEFNNRWSNLSSSDLMFLNSEMLNTVSSNRFSPIKLNDEQFLTAKATGNEEIMNIREEMEMKRLFENKVSTMNKNSSATNSIVPSTSDSIATSAHASSSTNRGDKRSMSEITALSRFGNLGFTNGTREPSLLENNPKEDRMRRLWMPIARRTVQSFANREKRSPQHLDV; encoded by the coding sequence ATGATTAAAATTTCGGGGTTTCAACATCTCGACCTTCCAATGTTTCATTCAAGCCTGTTTATTTTGCTTCTCAACTGTGTAATCTTCCATGTTGAATCACAATCCTTAGGCTCAGATATGGATTCTGATGAAGAAACTAAATATCAACGAAGTGTTCGTACAGTTATCGGTGTTCTATCTGTCATGTTTGCGTTCCTTTTTTCACTCCTAGTTTATGCCAAATACTGCCATAGAAGAGTTCCTGTTCAAGAACACAGTCTCCTTGAAACAGGACTTATCAGTAGAAGCTCCCGGTTTTCGGGGATTGACAAGACGGTGATTGAGGCACTTCCGTTTTTCAGATTCTCTTCTCTCAAAGGGTCAAGGGAAGGTCTCGAATGCGCAGTCTGCCTATCGAAATTTGAAGATATTGAGATTCTCAGATTGCTTCCAAAATGCAAACATGCTTTTCACATCAACTGCATTGATCACTGGCTGGAAAAGCACTCAAGCTGTCCTCTCTGCCGGCACAAGGTTAGCTCTGAGGATCTTACGTTCGTCACCTTCTCGAATAGCATGAGGGTCTTGTCGAATAACCAATCAGAGCATCGACAGGACTCTAACATAGATCTCTTTGTTCAGAGAGAGGAAGATCGCTGCGGTTCTTCGAGATTCAGCATCGGAAGCAGCTTTCGAAAAAGCGAAAAGGTGGTTGACAAGGAAGCTGAACTGCTAATAGCAGAAGCTGCTTGTAGTGATGTGACAAAAGAGGATGACAAAATCCTGCACAAGCACAAGCACAAAATTCTTTTTTCTGCTTTCGAGTTCAACAACAGATGGAGCAATCTGAGTTCGTCTGATCTTATGTTCTTGAATTCGGAAATGCTCAACACGGTGTCAAGCAATAGATTCTCTCCCATAAAACTAAACGATGAGCAGTTTTTGACCGCGAAAGCAACTGGAAATGAGGAGATCATGAACATcagggaggagatggagatgAAAAGATTGTTTGAGAACAAAGTTAGTACAATGAACAAAAACAGTTCAGCTACAAACTCAATTGTTCCCTCTACATCAGACAGTATAGCAACTTCAGCTCATGCCTCGAGTTCTACGAATCGAGGAGATAAAAGATCAATGTCCGAAATCACTGCTCTTTCTAGATTCGGAAACTTGGGTTTCACCAACGGGACTAGAGAGCCTTCTCTGCTCGAAAACAACCCGAAAGAGGATAGGATGAGGCGGCTTTGGATGCCGATTGCCAGAAGAACAGTCCAGTCGTTTGCCAATAGAGAGAAAAGGTCTCCACAGCATTTAGATGTATGA
- the LOC103400634 gene encoding E3 ubiquitin-protein ligase ATL42-like, with protein MCIYSSFLLPKMIRILGQSQNFKFPMFHSSLIVFLLLNFVVFHVEAQSSGPDYPSDEQSNFQPSVVVVIGILSIMFALTFVLLVYAKLCHRRAGVVGNNNLQPTGLISRSSRFSGIDKTVIESLPFFRFYALKGSKEGLECSVCLSKFEGVEILRLLPKCKHAFHIGCIDHWLEKHSSCPLCRHRVSAEDLTSITYSNSMRWINQSERRQDSNIELFVQREEDHRSSSRFSVGSSFRKVDRAIDKELLIQQAADVTEEDQKVLHKHKHTIVVSDLEFKSRWSNLSSSDLMFLNSEMLNTMSSDRFSFRHLNYERFSPVKATGNEEIVKIREDKVGTMKKNSSASVPSASDSIATSAHPSSSVNRGEKRSMSEITGLSRFGNLGFKNRTREPSLLENNEEEERRRRLWLPIASRTVQWFANRENRPPQPQQPLYV; from the coding sequence atgtgtatatatagttCCTTTTTGCTTCCAAAGATGATTAGAATTTTGGGTCAgtctcaaaattttaaatttccaaTGTTCCATTCAAGTTTGATTGTTTTTTTGCTTCTGAATTTTGTGGTGTTCCATGTTGAAGCACAATCCAGTGGCCCAGATTATCCTTCCGATGAACAAAGCAATTTTCAACCAAGTGTTGTTGTGGTTATTGGAATTCTATCAATCATGTTTGCACTGACTTTTGTCCTCCTTGTGTATGCAAAACTCTGCCACAGAAGAGCAGGTGTGGTTGGAAACAACAATCTCCAGCCAACAGGACTTATCAGTAGAAGCTCTCGGTTTTCGGGGATTGACAAGACAGTGATTGAGTCACTTCCTTTTTTCAGATTCTATGCACTGAAAGGGTCGAAAGAAGGCCTCGAATGCTCAGTCTGCCTGTCGAAATTCGAAGGTGTTGAAATCCTCAGGCTGCTTCCCAAATGCAAGCATGCTTTTCATATCGGCTGCATTGATCACTGGCTCGAAAAGCACTCGAGCTGTCCTCTCTGCAGGCACAGGGTTAGTGCTGAGGACTTGACTTCCATTACCTACTCTAACAGCATGAGGTGGATTAATCAATCAGAGCGCCGCCAGGACTCGAACATAGAGCTCTTTGTTCAGAGAGAGGAGGATCACCGCAGTTCTTCAAGATTCAGCGTAGGAAGCAGCTTTCGGAAAGTTGACAGGGCGATTGATAAGGAACTGTTGATCCAACAAGCTGCTGATGTGACAGAGGAAGATCAGAAAGTCCTGCACAAGCACAAGCACACAATTGTTGTTTCGGATCTTGAGTTTAAGAGCAGATGGAGCAATTTGAGTTCCTCTGACCTCATGTTCTTGAATTCCGAGATGCTTAACACGATGTCAAGCGATAGATTTTCTTTCAGACATTTAAATTATGAGCGGTTTTCGCCCGTGAAAGCAACAGGAAATGAGGAGATTGTAAAGATTAGGGAGGACAAGGTTGGTACAATGAAGAAAAATAGTTCAGCTTCGGTTCCTTCTGCTTCAGATAGCATAGCAACTTCAGCTCACCCCTCGAGTTCAGTGAATCGAGGAGAGAAAAGATCCATGTCCGAAATCACTGGTCTTTCGAGATTtgggaatttgggttttaagaaCAGGACTAGAGAGCCTTCTCTGCTCGAAAACAATGAGGAGGAGGAAAGAAGGAGGCGGCTTTGGTTGCCGATTGCCAGTAGAACAGTCCAGTGGTTTGCCAATAGAGAGAATAGGCCTCCACAGCCTCAACAACCTttatatgtataa
- the LOC103438111 gene encoding ninja-family protein mc410-like: protein MEDDNGLELSLGLSWGGSSAKTKGKNGASPNARAEEGDRGNKLADDFKDFLHGGAQKQESSSSSQRSDSVKPKENFFNDLSKASVDADASMNLNGRGVWVPNNNKSDETEEEKRTEASNKRKNLFDEMNHQKKHERETHYSDMHDKTRASHISVTEDGSTAENEDVADSEVEGSSSVPISQHAEGVKRFVGSGDSSDAQKEVRRFADSNVVDLNGQKRFNISSENEYKLGNMAYGSPFSLQSVNMMNIPYSLPTKESNSVGATTTSGHPMHGMMQAMPTVTGERTGTQPVNPGNLPVMFGYSPVQLPMLDKDNSWGAIPHAQQFHPAYAGRNPPNSAMMQVVSHNSPDVAQYDGRMLERARGDGKQNVTEEGASSQVEEDTKVSSANLGMKDAPGRPTAEDLSLDFSAIKPGIAADIKFGGSGSCPNLPWVSTKGQGPNGKTISGVTYRYSTNQIKIVCACHGLHMSPEEFVRHASDEPSNPESGTGLAAFPNGNPSASAHT from the exons atggaggatGATAATGGACTTGAACTTAGTTTGGGTCTCTCTTGGGGTGGATCATCTGCCAAAACCAAGGGTAAAAATGGTGCTTCCCCAAATGCTAGAGCAGAAGAAGGTGATAGAGGCAACAAACTAGCGGATGATTTTAAGGACTTTCTTCATGGTGGGGCTCAAAAACAAGAATCTAGTAGCAGCTCTCAGAGAAGTGATTCAGTGAAACCTAAGGAAAACTTCTTCAATGACCTTTCCAAGGCCAGTGTTGATGCAGATGCATCAATGAACTTGAACGGTAGAGGAGTCTGGGTTCCAAACAATAACAAGTCTGATGAAACAGAGGAGGAAAAACGGACTGAGGCTAGTAATAAGCGCAAGAATTTGTTTGACGAGATGAACCATCAAAAGAAGCATGAGAGAGAAACTCATTACTCTGATATGCATGACAAGACAAGAGCATCACACATTTCCGTTACAGAAGATGGCTCAACTGCTGAAAATGAAGACGTGGCAGATTCTGAAGTGGAGGGTTCATCCTCAGTGCCGATTTCTCAACATGCTGAGGGCGTCAAGCGATTTGTTGGATCCGGTGACTCTTCTGATGCTCAGAAGGAAGTTCGAAGGTTTGCTGATTCCAATGTTGTCGACCTAAATGGGCAGAAGAGGTTTAATATCTCATCAGAAAATGAATATAAGCTTGGGAATATGGCGTATGGCAGTCCCTTCTCACTGCAATCAGTAAACATGATGAACATACCTTATTCTCTCCCGACGAAGGAATCTAATTCAGTTGGTGCGACCACCACATCAGGACATCCAATGCATGGGATGATGCAGGCGATGCCTACTGTTACTGGTGAGCGAACAGGGACTCAACCTGTGAATCCTGGAAACTTGCCAGTTATGTTTGGCTATTCACCTGTCCAGCTCCCAATGTTGGATAAAGATAATTCCTGGGGTGCGATTCCTCATGCTCAACAATTCCATCCTGCCTATGCTGGCAGAAATCCACCAAACTCAG CTATGATGCAAGTCGTTTCACATAATTCACCTGATGTTGCACAATATGATGGGAGGATGTTAGAACGGGCGAGAGGTGATGGCAAACAGAATGTCACTGAAGAGGGCGCATCTTCTCAGGTAGAAGAAGACACAAAAGTAAGTAGCGCAAACCTCGGGATGAAAGATGCACCTGGCCGCCCAACGGCAGAGGACTTATCTCTTGATTTTTCAGCTATAAAGCCAGGTATTGCTGCAGACATAAAATTTGGGGGATCTGGTTCATGCCCGAACCTACCATGGGTTTCTACCAAGGGCCAAGGCCCAAATGGTAAGACAATTTCTGGTGTAACTTACCGATACAGCACAAACCAAATCAAGATAGTTTGTGCTTGCCACGGCTTGCACATGTCCCCTGAAGAGTTTGTTCGTCATGCAAGCGACGAGCCATCTAATCCCGAAAGTGGCACTGGTTTGGCAGCATTTCCTAATGGCAATCCTTCTGCCTCGGCTCATACCTAA